In a single window of the Thermodesulfobacteriota bacterium genome:
- a CDS encoding response regulator, with product MEHAILFVDDEKNILRTLQRLFMDEPYRILLANSGPEGLALLEQGERPAVIVSDQRMPGMGGVEFLTKAQALAPDSIRMVLTGYADINAAVDAVNLGGASRYLLKPWHDDDLRLVIRDAVARFDLERANRELTFQLTDQNRQLEELTAELEERVQLRTRELDDALQTQRRLSRMLERKVQELEGRDRIQQHLLTLHPLAETLKTVLETVVRAVPVDRAALYLTPLAGEEQGPAASHPDAGDGDLLAGLADEVRQVAASGEPWTGVVGPDTAVLLVPMVKGDEVLGVMAVSRGGPQPLRDEERKALASLVGLAAIAVHDSRVHDGLPSLCATLDEVLGGL from the coding sequence ATGGAGCACGCAATCCTGTTCGTCGATGATGAAAAGAACATCCTGCGCACCCTGCAGCGGCTGTTCATGGACGAGCCGTACCGGATTCTTCTGGCCAACAGCGGTCCGGAGGGGCTGGCCCTCCTGGAGCAGGGGGAGCGGCCGGCGGTCATCGTCTCCGATCAGCGGATGCCGGGCATGGGCGGGGTGGAGTTTCTGACCAAGGCCCAGGCCCTGGCACCGGACAGCATCCGGATGGTGCTCACCGGCTACGCGGACATCAACGCCGCGGTTGATGCGGTGAACCTTGGTGGCGCCTCCCGCTACCTGCTCAAGCCGTGGCACGACGATGATCTGCGGCTGGTGATCCGGGACGCGGTGGCCCGCTTCGATCTCGAGCGGGCCAACCGGGAGCTGACCTTCCAGCTGACCGATCAGAACCGGCAGCTGGAGGAGCTGACAGCCGAGCTGGAGGAGCGGGTGCAGCTGCGGACCCGGGAGCTGGACGACGCCCTGCAGACCCAGCGCCGCCTGAGCAGGATGCTGGAGCGGAAGGTGCAAGAGCTGGAGGGCCGGGACCGCATCCAGCAGCACCTGCTCACCCTCCATCCCCTGGCGGAAACCCTCAAGACCGTGCTGGAGACGGTGGTCCGAGCGGTGCCGGTGGACCGTGCCGCCCTCTACCTGACACCGCTGGCCGGGGAGGAGCAGGGGCCGGCGGCCAGCCATCCTGACGCCGGCGACGGCGACCTGCTCGCAGGGCTGGCAGACGAGGTCCGCCAGGTGGCGGCCTCCGGCGAGCCCTGGACCGGGGTGGTCGGCCCGGATACGGCCGTGCTCCTGGTGCCGATGGTGAAGGGGGACGAGGTGCTGGGGGTGATGGCGGTGAGTCGGGGCGGCCCGCAGCCGTTGCGGGACGAGGAGCGCAAGGCCCTGGCCAGCCTGGTGGGCCTGGCAGCCATCGCTGTCCACGACTCCCGGGTGCACGACGGGCTGCCCTCGCTGTGCGCCACCCTGGACGAGGTATTGGGAGGCTTGTGA
- a CDS encoding ATP-binding protein has translation MERTSEEHRILLIEDEPVMMGVLVDLLQSVARGACQVLPAACLAAGLEVLRRVAVDLVLLDLSLPDSAGLATLSAVLAAAPEVAVVVLTGLDDQDLARRAIQAGAQDYLVKGQADGRQITRALAYARERRRILASLQQRNEELAQARAQLEKALVDLKDSQVLVLQQEKMASIGQLAAGIAHEINNPVGFITSNLNTLQRYLARLSELVALQSAALAAEAPRAGAALGTKRQEWKIDMILEDAPQLIAESLDGAERVRRIVQELRTFARRDQAEEKEADLNQVVEGAIAIAWNELKYKATLVRELGELPPVRCHYQQLGQVVMNLLLNAVQAIESQGEICVRTWREGDFVCIAVQDTGCGIPREHLDRIFEPFFTTKEVGKGTGLGLSIVYNVVHKHEGTIDVDSRVGEGTTFTVRLPIRAADPARIDQDLIGKAL, from the coding sequence ATGGAACGGACCAGCGAGGAGCACCGGATCCTGCTCATCGAGGACGAGCCGGTCATGATGGGGGTGCTGGTGGATCTGTTGCAGAGTGTAGCCCGGGGCGCTTGCCAGGTGCTGCCGGCTGCCTGTCTGGCTGCCGGTCTGGAGGTCCTGCGCCGGGTGGCCGTGGATCTGGTGCTGCTGGATCTCAGCCTGCCGGACTCGGCTGGCCTCGCTACCCTGTCGGCGGTTCTGGCCGCCGCTCCCGAGGTGGCGGTGGTGGTGCTCACCGGCCTGGACGACCAGGACTTGGCCAGACGGGCGATCCAGGCCGGGGCCCAGGACTATCTGGTCAAGGGCCAGGCGGATGGGCGGCAGATCACCCGGGCCCTGGCCTACGCCCGGGAGCGGCGCCGGATCCTGGCCAGCCTGCAGCAGAGAAACGAGGAGCTGGCCCAGGCGCGGGCCCAGCTGGAGAAGGCGCTGGTTGACCTGAAGGACAGCCAGGTCCTGGTGCTGCAGCAGGAGAAGATGGCCTCCATCGGCCAGCTGGCGGCGGGCATCGCCCATGAGATCAACAACCCCGTGGGCTTCATCACCAGCAACCTCAACACCTTGCAGCGCTACCTGGCGCGGCTCTCCGAGCTCGTGGCCCTGCAGAGCGCGGCCCTGGCTGCCGAGGCGCCCCGGGCCGGCGCAGCCCTGGGCACCAAGCGGCAGGAGTGGAAGATCGACATGATCCTGGAGGACGCCCCCCAGCTCATCGCGGAGTCCCTGGACGGGGCCGAGCGGGTGCGGCGGATCGTGCAGGAGCTGCGGACCTTTGCCCGCCGGGATCAGGCCGAGGAGAAGGAGGCCGACCTCAACCAGGTGGTGGAGGGCGCCATCGCCATTGCCTGGAACGAGCTCAAGTACAAGGCCACCCTGGTGCGGGAGCTCGGGGAGCTGCCGCCGGTGCGGTGTCACTACCAGCAGCTGGGGCAGGTGGTGATGAACCTGCTGCTCAATGCTGTGCAGGCCATTGAGTCCCAGGGCGAGATCTGTGTGCGGACCTGGCGGGAGGGAGACTTTGTCTGCATCGCGGTCCAGGACACGGGCTGTGGCATCCCCCGGGAGCATCTGGACCGGATTTTCGAGCCGTTCTTCACCACCAAGGAAGTGGGCAAAGGCACGGGACTGGGGTTGAGTATCGTCTACAACGTGGTCCACAAGCACGAAGGCACGATTGACGTGGACAGTCGCGTGGGAGAAGGGACCACCTTCACGGTCCGCCTGCCGATTCGCGCTGCCGATCCTGCCCGGATCGATCAGGATCTCATCGGCAAGGCCTTGTAG
- a CDS encoding ATP-binding protein: MHILRATRLIAVVGGILAGVILCQTAVSTFFMTRDIRARAGAQLDAAGRTALAAFEDNLRQTAEDMKTLLAHEALGAFFTARVFGMTEEAAARMATFESFLAKVYRAKPQYTRIQLTLPDGSPVLQMQHGARRERPSPLAVHIDPAAWQRLIASSQGSAEAEPWHLALFDAQDGWAVLTVSPVRYQDWSEGVLLVYQPLQDLIRQILAKLERSGIACAVFAEDGRLIARSPGMAEASPAPGWLRTDQTFRPLGWRIQVGMPYEILFAQQARFRSISLAALAVSFAAAAAALWGLHAYQHGLERRIRDREHELLDKNLLLQDTLRRLEEARDDLQKEKDLAESDRRKVQSALDEIFALIQRVAAEKNFGVRFAHPALKRCWEAMQCENPACPCYGQEPMRCWQQVGSYNQEGAQGFCPAQAGTHCQGCPFFRDVTSDPIFQIGEQFNNMMHILEGQNKELQSAYADLKASQLQMLQQEKMATVGQLAAGVAHEINNPLGYVISNLASLRKYCQRILEVAAAQAAIIEAGGADDTGRQALAALKRQVKYEAITADVGDLIAESLEGAARVQEIVQNLKDYSRVDQAERQPANLNLLLDSSIRMAGSQLQPKVKVVTDYGTLPETLCHPQQLSQVFLNLLVNAGQAIDAQGEIRIRTRASGDRIFITVQDTGQGIPEEHLSRVFEPFFTTREIGKGIGLGLSVAHEIIVKSHQGAITVASEKGQGTTFTLQVPVVAP; the protein is encoded by the coding sequence ATGCACATCTTGCGTGCGACTCGCCTCATCGCGGTGGTCGGAGGGATTCTGGCTGGCGTCATCCTCTGCCAGACCGCGGTCAGCACCTTCTTCATGACCCGGGACATCAGGGCCCGGGCCGGCGCCCAGCTCGACGCTGCGGGCCGCACCGCCCTCGCCGCCTTCGAAGACAATCTGCGCCAGACCGCGGAGGACATGAAAACCCTCCTGGCCCACGAGGCGCTGGGGGCCTTTTTCACCGCCCGGGTCTTCGGAATGACCGAAGAGGCGGCGGCCAGGATGGCCACCTTCGAGTCCTTTCTGGCCAAGGTCTACCGGGCCAAGCCGCAGTACACCCGCATCCAGCTCACCCTGCCGGACGGCTCCCCGGTTCTCCAGATGCAGCACGGCGCCCGGCGTGAAAGGCCGAGCCCCCTTGCCGTCCACATCGATCCCGCGGCCTGGCAGCGGCTCATCGCCAGCAGCCAGGGCAGCGCCGAGGCCGAGCCGTGGCACCTCGCCCTCTTCGATGCCCAGGACGGCTGGGCTGTTCTGACCGTGAGCCCGGTCCGGTACCAGGACTGGTCCGAGGGGGTGCTGCTGGTCTACCAGCCCTTGCAGGACCTGATCCGCCAGATCCTCGCCAAGCTGGAGCGAAGCGGTATCGCCTGCGCCGTCTTTGCGGAAGACGGCCGGCTGATCGCCCGCTCCCCCGGCATGGCCGAAGCGTCGCCGGCTCCGGGCTGGCTGCGCACCGACCAGACCTTCCGGCCGCTGGGCTGGCGCATCCAGGTGGGTATGCCCTACGAGATCCTGTTTGCCCAGCAGGCCCGGTTCCGCTCCATCTCGCTGGCTGCCCTCGCTGTCTCCTTTGCCGCCGCAGCTGCCGCCCTCTGGGGCCTGCACGCCTACCAGCACGGCCTGGAGCGCCGGATCCGGGACCGGGAGCACGAGCTTCTGGACAAGAACCTCCTCCTGCAAGACACCCTGCGCAGGCTGGAAGAAGCCAGGGACGACCTGCAGAAGGAAAAAGACCTGGCCGAATCCGACCGCCGGAAGGTCCAGTCGGCCCTGGACGAGATCTTTGCCCTGATCCAACGGGTGGCGGCGGAGAAGAACTTCGGCGTGCGCTTCGCCCATCCGGCGCTGAAGAGATGCTGGGAGGCCATGCAGTGTGAGAATCCGGCCTGCCCGTGCTACGGCCAGGAGCCGATGCGCTGCTGGCAGCAGGTGGGCTCCTACAACCAGGAAGGTGCCCAAGGCTTCTGCCCTGCGCAGGCCGGGACACACTGCCAGGGGTGCCCGTTCTTCCGGGACGTGACCTCCGACCCGATCTTCCAGATCGGCGAACAGTTCAACAACATGATGCACATCCTGGAGGGCCAGAACAAGGAGCTGCAGTCCGCCTATGCCGACCTGAAGGCATCCCAGCTCCAGATGCTGCAACAGGAAAAGATGGCCACCGTCGGCCAGTTGGCCGCCGGCGTCGCCCATGAGATCAACAACCCGCTGGGCTATGTCATCAGCAACCTCGCGTCGCTGCGGAAATACTGCCAACGGATCCTGGAGGTGGCCGCGGCGCAGGCCGCCATCATCGAGGCCGGCGGCGCCGACGACACCGGCCGCCAGGCGCTGGCGGCCTTGAAACGGCAGGTGAAATACGAGGCCATCACCGCGGACGTCGGGGATCTCATCGCCGAGTCGCTGGAAGGCGCGGCGCGGGTGCAGGAGATCGTCCAAAACCTCAAGGATTATTCCCGGGTGGACCAGGCCGAGCGCCAGCCGGCCAACCTCAACCTTCTTCTGGACAGCTCCATCAGAATGGCCGGGAGCCAACTGCAGCCCAAGGTCAAGGTGGTCACCGACTACGGCACCCTGCCGGAAACCCTCTGCCACCCGCAACAGCTGAGCCAGGTCTTCCTGAATCTCCTGGTGAATGCCGGCCAGGCCATCGACGCGCAGGGGGAGATCAGGATCCGCACCCGGGCGAGTGGCGACCGGATCTTCATCACCGTGCAGGATACGGGGCAAGGGATTCCCGAGGAGCACCTGTCCCGGGTCTTCGAGCCGTTCTTCACCACCAGGGAGATCGGCAAGGGGATCGGGCTCGGCCTGAGCGTTGCCCATGAGATCATCGTGAAGAGCCACCAGGGCGCCATCACGGTGGCCAGCGAGAAGGGCCAGGGCACCACCTTCACCCTGCAGGTGCCGGTGGTCGCACCGTAA
- a CDS encoding FapA family protein, with translation MAKPSDKDKAIQSLDDIYREMFAGPDVEPATPAAGGETVPAATPGDPFAITITPDRMAAFLRASGSGAWAVGAEDIFQALHRHGVVFGVDREAVGRAARLLQTTGGAREALLVARGLEPTAGQEPQFPFLARRKDPATGQPVWLAEGQLLDFSALAQTLAASSQEEMARTVCPARVVLPDEVLAVLSRGGGPEPGTDVLGQPVAAEPPLMAGEHVRFVTADSSLRSMIYGYVHLEGHRLSVLSPLWIARDRMSAFLVRLPQTGTARPPTVQHLVSLLQLQGVSEGAIRQDRLEQAVAQLQQWDEAPRLVQVAWGFPPVPGRNARLTRFFETGVRAGTLKEGDFFDLKERHLVTSVRAKTVLAEKILATRGSPGADLFGRKLKTTDGIDIAIACNDLVATEVSAEKVLYIARVNGVVSFDLGQLRVTECLEVPGDVDYATGNIEVTTSLVIAGSVTAGFTVKAGGDLRIQGTVELGATVVAQGNLVVEQGIIGATTRVAAGGSLRTAFIQDASVVAKGDILVLSYIHSASIRSGGTVTVLKDRDGRGGKIVDCTVCATRGINASAVGSMASQNTLLALDNSPEDLAALAKIREGIKQASENILKLTRSLGISSVTPEHLKALLAAAPAEKREALVRLLQALNQTIKQRAALIEDERALAARMERDLGEGVIRVTGTFFQGNTVQIGQRRLVAPEDLSPATFQLRDGGIVY, from the coding sequence ATGGCCAAGCCATCGGACAAGGACAAGGCCATCCAATCCCTGGACGACATCTACCGGGAGATGTTTGCCGGCCCGGACGTCGAGCCGGCGACCCCGGCCGCCGGCGGGGAGACCGTGCCGGCGGCGACGCCGGGCGACCCCTTTGCCATCACCATCACGCCGGACCGGATGGCCGCCTTTCTGCGGGCCTCCGGAAGTGGGGCCTGGGCAGTGGGGGCGGAGGACATCTTCCAGGCCCTCCACCGGCACGGGGTGGTCTTTGGGGTCGATCGGGAGGCGGTGGGGCGGGCCGCTCGCCTGCTGCAGACCACCGGCGGCGCCCGGGAGGCGCTGCTGGTGGCCCGGGGCCTGGAGCCGACAGCCGGCCAGGAGCCCCAGTTCCCCTTTCTGGCCCGGCGCAAGGACCCGGCGACCGGCCAGCCCGTGTGGCTGGCCGAGGGACAGCTGCTGGACTTTTCCGCCCTGGCCCAGACCTTGGCCGCCAGCTCCCAGGAGGAGATGGCGAGAACCGTCTGCCCGGCGCGGGTGGTGCTGCCGGACGAGGTCCTGGCCGTGCTCAGCCGCGGGGGCGGCCCCGAGCCCGGGACCGATGTGCTGGGCCAGCCGGTCGCCGCCGAGCCGCCCCTCATGGCCGGGGAGCATGTCCGCTTCGTCACCGCCGACAGCTCGCTCCGTTCCATGATCTACGGCTACGTGCATCTGGAAGGCCATCGCCTTTCGGTGCTCTCCCCGCTGTGGATCGCCCGGGACCGCATGAGCGCCTTCCTGGTCCGGCTGCCACAAACAGGCACCGCCCGGCCGCCCACGGTCCAGCACCTGGTGAGTCTGCTCCAGCTCCAGGGGGTCAGCGAGGGGGCCATTCGGCAAGACCGGTTGGAGCAGGCAGTGGCCCAGCTCCAGCAGTGGGACGAGGCACCGCGGCTGGTGCAGGTGGCCTGGGGCTTCCCGCCGGTGCCGGGCCGGAATGCCCGCCTGACCCGCTTCTTCGAGACCGGGGTGCGGGCCGGCACCCTCAAGGAGGGCGATTTCTTCGACCTCAAGGAGCGGCACCTGGTCACCAGTGTCCGGGCCAAGACGGTGCTGGCGGAGAAGATCCTGGCCACCCGGGGGTCGCCCGGTGCGGATCTTTTCGGCCGCAAGCTCAAGACCACCGATGGCATCGACATCGCCATCGCCTGCAACGACTTGGTGGCGACCGAGGTCAGCGCCGAGAAGGTGCTGTACATCGCCCGGGTCAACGGTGTCGTCTCCTTCGACCTGGGCCAACTGCGGGTGACCGAGTGCCTGGAGGTGCCGGGGGACGTCGACTATGCCACCGGCAACATCGAGGTGACCACCTCCCTGGTGATCGCCGGCTCGGTGACCGCGGGCTTCACCGTGAAGGCCGGCGGCGACCTGCGCATCCAGGGCACGGTGGAGCTGGGGGCCACGGTGGTGGCCCAGGGCAACCTGGTGGTGGAGCAGGGGATCATCGGCGCGACGACCCGGGTGGCGGCTGGCGGCTCGCTGCGCACAGCCTTTATCCAGGATGCCTCGGTGGTGGCCAAGGGAGATATCCTGGTCCTGTCCTACATCCACAGCGCTTCCATCCGCTCCGGCGGCACGGTGACCGTGCTCAAGGACCGGGATGGCCGGGGGGGAAAAATCGTGGATTGCACGGTCTGCGCTACCAGGGGGATCAATGCCAGCGCCGTCGGCTCCATGGCCAGCCAGAATACGCTCCTGGCCCTGGACAACAGCCCGGAGGACTTGGCGGCCCTGGCAAAGATTCGGGAGGGGATCAAACAGGCTTCGGAGAACATTCTCAAGCTGACCCGGAGCCTGGGGATCAGCTCGGTGACGCCGGAGCATCTCAAGGCCCTCCTGGCGGCAGCCCCAGCCGAGAAGCGGGAGGCCCTGGTCCGCCTCCTGCAGGCCTTGAACCAGACCATCAAGCAGCGCGCGGCCCTGATCGAGGACGAGCGGGCCCTGGCCGCCCGCATGGAGCGGGATCTCGGGGAAGGGGTCATCCGGGTCACCGGCACCTTCTTCCAGGGCAACACCGTGCAGATCGGGCAGCGGCGGCTGGTGGCCCCGGAAGATCTCAGCCCGGCGACCTTTCAGCTCCGGGACGGGGGCATCGTCTACTGA